A single Alphaproteobacteria bacterium DNA region contains:
- a CDS encoding enoyl-CoA hydratase/isomerase family protein: MSVVETERHGQIFVVRMNRPDRLNALNHEMRTELARAWTAFRHDDGLEVAIFTGAGRGFCAGEDMKESLKDGAPGGRRPEIEDPFMSGKLEKPVIAAINGFAMGGGFMLVERTDLRVAVRSAVFEVSEAKRWLLGGYNHGHVANLPYPVAMEMALGFRFSAERFHQIGFVNRLVEAEQLMPEAMGMAEHLLTLPPASRVNTVYMMRQMRPEPAPDMKVLADALHEHGDKTDLMESRAAFAEKRKPNFKGWKDPQDRYRMPQRKAVKA; encoded by the coding sequence ATGTCCGTCGTCGAGACCGAACGCCACGGCCAGATCTTCGTCGTGCGCATGAACCGGCCGGATCGGCTGAACGCGCTCAATCACGAGATGCGCACCGAGCTGGCCAGGGCCTGGACCGCCTTCCGCCACGACGATGGGCTGGAGGTGGCGATCTTCACCGGCGCCGGCCGCGGCTTCTGCGCCGGCGAGGACATGAAGGAGTCGCTGAAGGACGGCGCGCCCGGCGGCAGGCGGCCCGAGATCGAGGATCCCTTCATGTCGGGCAAGCTGGAGAAGCCGGTGATCGCCGCGATCAACGGCTTCGCCATGGGTGGCGGCTTCATGCTGGTCGAGCGCACCGACCTGCGCGTCGCCGTGCGCAGCGCCGTGTTCGAGGTCTCCGAGGCCAAGCGCTGGCTGCTCGGCGGCTACAACCACGGCCACGTCGCCAATCTGCCGTATCCGGTGGCGATGGAGATGGCGCTGGGCTTCCGCTTCAGCGCCGAGCGCTTCCACCAGATCGGCTTCGTCAACCGCCTGGTCGAGGCCGAGCAGCTGATGCCGGAGGCGATGGGCATGGCCGAGCATCTGCTCACCCTGCCGCCGGCCTCGCGCGTCAACACCGTCTACATGATGCGCCAGATGCGCCCCGAGCCGGCCCCCGACATGAAGGTGCTGGCCGACGCGCTGCACGAGCACGGCGACAAGACCGACCTGATGGAATCGCGCGCCGCCTTTGCCGAGAAGCGCAAGCCGAACTTCAAGGGCTGGAAGGACCCGCAGGACCGCTACCGCATGCCCCAGCGCAAGGCGGTGAAAGCCTGA
- a CDS encoding LLM class F420-dependent oxidoreductase, translating into MKIGVFATFMSPQATPAMIRDFGKRAEGMGLDSIWMGEHVALFDKNTYGYPGSKDGRIPVPEGGGMLDVTATFGYLAAVTSRVRFGTGVALVPQRNPIYTAKEVVTLDWLSDGRFDFGIGVGWNKEEVEGCGYRWEDRGARCDEFLTVMRKLWTEPVVDFKGKWVQFETMRLDPKPIQKPHVPIIVGGYADAAFRRAVRFGAGWYGFNLDPERTKGMLAKLDAAFAREGRKRSPDYQIIITPPMSMAADAMQGYAELGVHRLVLNLGSQKAERVDVRLPEIASLVKKAA; encoded by the coding sequence ATGAAGATCGGAGTCTTCGCCACCTTCATGTCGCCCCAGGCGACGCCCGCCATGATCAGGGATTTCGGCAAGCGCGCCGAAGGCATGGGTCTCGATTCGATCTGGATGGGCGAGCACGTGGCGCTGTTCGACAAGAACACCTACGGCTATCCCGGCTCCAAGGACGGCCGCATCCCGGTGCCCGAGGGCGGCGGCATGCTCGACGTCACCGCGACCTTCGGCTACCTCGCCGCCGTCACCAGCAGGGTGCGCTTCGGCACCGGCGTGGCGCTGGTGCCGCAGCGCAACCCGATCTACACCGCCAAGGAAGTCGTGACGCTCGACTGGCTGAGCGACGGCCGCTTCGACTTCGGCATCGGCGTCGGCTGGAACAAGGAGGAGGTCGAGGGTTGCGGCTATCGCTGGGAGGATCGCGGCGCGCGTTGCGACGAGTTCCTCACGGTGATGCGCAAGCTGTGGACCGAGCCGGTGGTCGACTTCAAGGGCAAGTGGGTGCAGTTCGAGACCATGCGGCTGGATCCCAAGCCGATCCAGAAGCCGCACGTGCCGATCATCGTCGGCGGCTACGCCGACGCCGCCTTCCGCAGGGCCGTGCGTTTCGGCGCCGGCTGGTACGGCTTCAACCTCGATCCCGAGCGGACGAAGGGCATGCTCGCCAAGCTCGACGCCGCCTTCGCCAGGGAAGGCCGCAAGCGCTCACCCGACTACCAGATCATCATCACGCCGCCGATGAGCATGGCGGCCGACGCGATGCAGGGCTACGCCGAGCTCGGCGTGCACCGCCTGGTGCTGAACCTCGGCAGCCAGAAGGCCGAGCGCGTCGACGTACGCCTGCCGGAGATCGCCAGCCTGGTGAAGAAGGCGGCGTAG
- a CDS encoding LLM class F420-dependent oxidoreductase: MKIGGVMFFTTDSMQPAPLAKALEERGFESLWVPEHTHIPSSRKSEYPSGGPLIRPYYDIMDPFLVLNTAATVTTTLKIGTGIALLTQRDPIITAKMVSSIDQLSNGRFLFGVGNGWNQDEIENHGTVFESRHKLARERLEAMKTIWTNDEPEYHGEFVRFDKMKQWPKPKQKPYPPIIVGGAFPYAARRAIRYGDGWIPRADRLEQSGIGQTLEKFRVLAKEAGRDPASLPITIFRVPDDIEKLHYVRSIGVDRVTFSLPAEKEDKLMPILDRWADLQRQLAKG, translated from the coding sequence ATGAAGATCGGCGGGGTGATGTTCTTTACCACGGACTCGATGCAGCCGGCGCCGCTGGCCAAGGCGCTGGAGGAGCGCGGCTTCGAATCGCTGTGGGTGCCCGAGCACACCCACATCCCCTCCTCGCGCAAGTCCGAGTATCCCTCGGGCGGGCCGCTGATCCGGCCCTACTACGACATCATGGACCCCTTCCTCGTGCTCAACACCGCGGCGACGGTGACGACGACGCTCAAGATCGGCACCGGCATCGCGCTCTTGACGCAGCGCGATCCGATAATCACCGCCAAGATGGTCTCGTCGATCGACCAGCTGTCGAACGGCCGCTTCCTGTTCGGCGTCGGCAATGGCTGGAACCAGGACGAGATCGAGAATCACGGCACCGTCTTCGAGTCGCGCCACAAGCTGGCGCGCGAACGCCTCGAGGCGATGAAGACGATCTGGACCAACGACGAGCCGGAGTATCACGGCGAGTTCGTGCGCTTCGACAAGATGAAGCAGTGGCCCAAGCCGAAGCAGAAGCCGTATCCACCGATCATCGTCGGCGGCGCCTTCCCCTACGCCGCGCGCCGCGCCATCCGCTACGGCGACGGCTGGATCCCGCGTGCCGACCGACTCGAGCAGAGCGGCATCGGCCAGACCTTGGAGAAGTTCCGCGTGCTGGCAAAGGAAGCCGGGCGCGACCCCGCCTCGCTGCCGATCACCATCTTCCGCGTCCCCGACGACATCGAGAAGCTGCATTATGTGCGCTCGATCGGCGTCGATCGCGTCACCTTCAGCCTGCCGGCGGAGAAGGAGGACAAGCTCATGCCGATCCTCGACCGCTGGGCCGATCTGCAGCGCCAGCTGGCGAAAGGCTGA
- a CDS encoding aldo/keto reductase — protein sequence MTSSTMPRRRIGKTALEVTELGLGGAPLGGFRATIPDADAAALVAAGYDAGINLFDTSPYYGYGRSELRFGAALREKPRESYVLSTKIGRILHAQKPGETPPPEFRENGLPGFLPTFDYSYDGVMRSLEHSHLRLGIARIDVVLVHDVDFWTTQDRDVLEQRFRQVMDSGLRALDELRRAGIVGAIGVGLNEADMSLRFLKAGDFDCVLLAGRYTLLEQGALAEFMPECVKRNASVILGGPLNSGILAGGDTYNYVAAPPGMVERARRIKAVCDRHDVPLTAAALQFPLAHEAVCSVIPGALSAAEVADNVAHMRRRIPVDLWAELVREGLLDPAAPVPTQ from the coding sequence ATGACATCATCCACCATGCCCCGCCGCAGGATCGGCAAGACGGCGCTGGAAGTCACCGAGCTGGGCCTCGGCGGCGCGCCGCTGGGCGGCTTCCGCGCCACCATTCCCGATGCCGACGCCGCCGCCCTCGTCGCCGCGGGCTACGATGCCGGCATCAATCTCTTCGACACCTCGCCCTATTACGGCTATGGCCGCAGCGAGCTGCGCTTCGGCGCGGCGCTGCGCGAGAAGCCGCGCGAGAGCTACGTCCTGTCGACCAAGATCGGTCGCATCCTGCACGCGCAGAAGCCCGGCGAGACGCCGCCGCCGGAGTTCCGGGAAAACGGCCTGCCCGGCTTCCTGCCGACCTTCGACTACTCTTACGACGGCGTGATGCGCTCGCTCGAGCACTCGCACCTGCGGCTGGGCATCGCGCGCATCGACGTGGTGCTGGTGCACGACGTCGATTTCTGGACGACGCAGGATCGCGACGTGCTGGAGCAGCGCTTCCGCCAGGTGATGGACAGCGGCTTGCGCGCGCTCGACGAGCTGCGCCGCGCCGGCATCGTCGGCGCCATCGGCGTCGGCCTGAACGAGGCCGACATGAGCCTGCGCTTTCTGAAGGCCGGCGATTTCGACTGCGTGCTGCTGGCCGGCCGCTACACCCTGCTCGAGCAGGGCGCGCTGGCCGAGTTCATGCCGGAATGCGTCAAGCGCAACGCCTCGGTGATCCTCGGCGGGCCGTTGAACTCGGGCATCCTGGCCGGCGGCGACACCTACAACTACGTCGCCGCGCCGCCCGGGATGGTCGAGCGCGCGCGCCGCATCAAGGCGGTGTGCGATCGCCACGACGTGCCGCTGACCGCGGCGGCATTGCAGTTCCCGCTGGCGCACGAGGCGGTGTGCTCGGTGATCCCCGGCGCGCTCAGCGCCGCGGAGGTCGCCGACAACGTCGCCCACATGCGCCGCCGTATCCCGGTCGATCTGTGGGCCGAGCTGGTGCGCGAAGGCCTGCTCGATCCCGCCGCGCCGGTGCCGACGCAATAG
- a CDS encoding ABC transporter permease has translation MKRFIARRLMQGVVLLVMVATIVFFLGRLTGNPVDLMLPEDATAEDREALIKTLGLDGSLLDQFVVFVVKAVQGDLGNSIRMKQPAVQAFFDRLPNTLIIIPWALLLGMVAGIPLGVLAALNRGGLLDRFAGTVAVLGVAMPSFWLGVLLIYVFSVELGWLPSSRMGGPEHFVLPVITLGTFLVAGFMRITRSAMLEVMESEFVKLARIKGLAESVVIWKHCLRNALIPVLTLWGVFVGNLITGAIVTETVFAWPGIGRLTYEAVIYRDFPLLQAVIILKSILILSINLGVDILYAYVDPRIRLA, from the coding sequence ATGAAGCGGTTCATCGCGCGACGGCTGATGCAGGGCGTGGTCCTGCTGGTGATGGTCGCGACGATTGTGTTCTTCCTCGGGCGGCTGACCGGCAACCCGGTCGACCTGATGCTGCCCGAGGACGCCACCGCGGAGGACCGCGAGGCGCTGATCAAGACGCTGGGGCTGGACGGCTCGCTGCTCGACCAGTTCGTCGTCTTCGTCGTCAAGGCGGTCCAGGGCGATCTCGGCAACTCGATCCGCATGAAGCAGCCGGCGGTCCAGGCGTTCTTCGACCGCCTGCCCAACACGCTGATCATCATCCCGTGGGCGCTGCTGCTGGGCATGGTGGCCGGCATACCGCTGGGCGTGCTGGCGGCGCTCAATCGCGGCGGCCTGCTCGACAGATTCGCCGGAACGGTCGCGGTGCTGGGCGTCGCCATGCCCAGCTTCTGGCTGGGCGTGCTGCTGATCTACGTCTTCAGCGTCGAGCTCGGCTGGCTGCCGTCGAGCCGCATGGGCGGGCCGGAGCACTTCGTGCTGCCGGTGATCACGCTGGGCACCTTCCTGGTCGCCGGCTTCATGCGCATCACCCGCTCGGCGATGCTCGAGGTCATGGAGAGCGAGTTCGTCAAGCTGGCGCGCATCAAGGGCCTGGCCGAGTCCGTGGTGATCTGGAAGCACTGCCTGCGCAACGCGCTGATCCCGGTGCTGACCCTGTGGGGCGTGTTCGTCGGCAACCTGATCACCGGCGCCATCGTCACCGAGACGGTGTTCGCCTGGCCGGGCATCGGGCGGCTGACCTACGAGGCCGTGATCTACCGCGACTTTCCGCTGCTGCAGGCGGTGATCATCCTGAAGTCCATCCTCATCCTCTCCATCAACCTCGGCGTCGACATCCTCTACGCCTATGTGGATCCGAGGATCCGGCTGGCATGA
- a CDS encoding class I SAM-dependent methyltransferase, whose product MAQHCVVCGASSLQPVTKFARLRRVTSDCRPFDSGGELGQCARCGAVQKPDTLRWRADCARIYAAYDSYGLSGGAEQAVRSGDGSAFAPRSEIVLRRYRASVAAPARGRILDFGCGKGPTSLAASRVLSGWTIDGFDQDDRALPVLSTIPGFDRLYTDDPAGLPSGRYDLIVLMHALEHVPTPIDMLALLAGKLAPGGHILIEVPDREANPYDLLVADHLLHFDRQALRTVGAKAGLVPVSVSQRWVAKELSMLLACQGVAESPEPAPDLLDASRQVDWLFAVADICREAARNRPLCIFGSSIVGTWIASELPTSPDCYIDEDPGKTGRSLDGVPIVAPRDAPAGATVILAVAPAVAATIAARLAPLGFAFVTVPTYPQS is encoded by the coding sequence ATGGCGCAGCACTGCGTCGTCTGCGGCGCATCGAGCCTGCAGCCGGTCACGAAGTTCGCCCGGTTGCGACGGGTGACGTCCGATTGCCGGCCCTTCGACAGCGGCGGAGAGCTTGGCCAGTGCGCGCGTTGCGGCGCCGTCCAGAAGCCGGATACGCTGCGATGGCGCGCGGACTGCGCGCGGATCTACGCAGCCTATGACAGCTATGGCCTGAGCGGCGGAGCCGAGCAGGCCGTGCGCAGCGGCGACGGCAGCGCGTTTGCACCGCGCTCGGAGATCGTCCTGCGCCGCTACCGGGCATCGGTCGCGGCGCCGGCGCGCGGGCGCATCCTCGATTTCGGCTGCGGCAAGGGGCCGACGAGCCTGGCGGCATCGCGCGTGCTTTCGGGCTGGACGATCGACGGCTTCGACCAGGACGATCGCGCGCTGCCCGTGCTGTCGACGATCCCCGGCTTCGATCGGCTTTACACCGACGATCCCGCCGGCCTGCCGTCCGGTCGCTACGACCTCATCGTCCTGATGCATGCGCTCGAGCATGTCCCCACGCCCATCGACATGCTCGCGCTGCTGGCCGGCAAGCTCGCGCCCGGCGGCCATATCCTGATCGAGGTGCCGGATCGCGAGGCGAATCCCTACGATCTTCTGGTCGCCGACCATCTGCTGCACTTCGACCGCCAGGCCCTGCGAACGGTCGGTGCGAAGGCCGGCCTGGTGCCGGTTTCGGTCAGCCAGCGCTGGGTTGCCAAGGAGCTCAGCATGCTGCTCGCCTGCCAAGGAGTCGCAGAATCGCCCGAGCCTGCGCCCGATCTGCTCGATGCGAGCCGCCAGGTCGACTGGCTGTTCGCGGTGGCCGACATCTGCAGGGAAGCAGCGCGAAACCGGCCGCTCTGCATCTTCGGCTCCTCGATCGTGGGCACCTGGATCGCGAGCGAGCTGCCCACTTCGCCTGACTGCTACATCGACGAGGACCCCGGCAAGACCGGCCGCAGCCTCGACGGCGTGCCGATCGTCGCGCCGCGCGACGCGCCAGCGGGTGCGACTGTCATTCTCGCGGTCGCGCCCGCCGTCGCGGCCACCATCGCCGCGAGGCTCGCACCGCTGGGCTTCGCCTTCGTCACCGTGCCCACCTACCCGCAGAGCTGA
- a CDS encoding ABC transporter substrate-binding protein, with translation MIRGVARIATLALGLIVAAALPTTAQEQKGTLIFAVESLGAQTLDPILEGRPGNAVYQAAMYDSLLGFNFEKGGVGPGVAERWELSPDGMTWTFFIRPGQVFHNGDKLTAHDVKFSLERQMSPGSLAAAAATMRRTIKSIEVVNDLTVKVNTNSPQIGLPAGLSRAVAPEGAIMPKNYIEKVGDEEYRKKPIGSGPWKFKRNVAGDRIEFEAVTHNHWRGRPHFKELHILLVPEESTRVAMVRTGEAAIASIGPETMLSASRAGLEVLAVPGTMQAIFQFYGTYKPEVKDSPIAKPRVRQALSLAIDRKQVIEHVMNGKARMPHPFATFAYTDFFSADRWGKWAAEAFRYDPDLAKKILAEEGYPDGFELKFANVALPGTQFMIDIGTAIADMWTKVGVKVTLKHYEWGAFPPMERGDQAPLIGWASMYRTAGRPDAPWRYNGAFSPESTQRLLGTKDQCDATCQEFVKTYKALTDELDRDKRTALTDKMVELVSNTWTVIPIIEGMGYYAINTKMVGQFEAIAGRHELGDVFERIPRPEQKAWTKK, from the coding sequence ATGATTCGTGGTGTCGCCCGAATTGCGACTCTGGCCTTGGGCCTGATCGTCGCCGCCGCCTTGCCAACCACCGCCCAGGAACAGAAGGGCACGCTGATCTTCGCCGTCGAGTCGTTGGGCGCGCAGACGCTCGACCCGATTCTCGAGGGCCGCCCCGGCAACGCCGTCTACCAGGCGGCGATGTACGATTCGCTTCTGGGGTTCAACTTCGAGAAGGGCGGCGTCGGCCCCGGCGTCGCCGAACGCTGGGAGCTGTCGCCCGACGGCATGACCTGGACCTTCTTCATCCGGCCCGGCCAGGTGTTCCACAACGGCGACAAGCTGACGGCGCACGACGTGAAGTTCAGCCTCGAGCGGCAGATGAGCCCGGGCTCGCTGGCCGCCGCCGCCGCCACCATGCGGCGCACGATCAAGAGCATCGAGGTGGTCAACGATCTCACCGTCAAGGTGAACACCAACTCGCCGCAGATCGGCCTGCCCGCCGGCCTGTCGCGCGCCGTGGCGCCCGAGGGCGCGATCATGCCCAAGAACTACATCGAGAAGGTCGGCGACGAGGAGTACCGCAAGAAGCCGATCGGCAGCGGGCCGTGGAAGTTCAAGCGCAACGTGGCGGGCGACCGCATCGAGTTCGAGGCGGTGACCCACAACCACTGGCGCGGCCGGCCGCACTTCAAGGAGCTGCACATCCTGCTGGTGCCGGAGGAGAGCACGCGCGTGGCCATGGTGCGTACGGGCGAGGCGGCGATCGCCTCGATCGGGCCCGAGACCATGCTGAGCGCCTCGCGCGCCGGCCTGGAGGTGCTGGCTGTGCCCGGCACCATGCAGGCGATCTTCCAATTCTACGGCACCTACAAGCCGGAGGTGAAGGATTCGCCGATCGCCAAGCCGCGGGTGCGCCAGGCGCTGTCGCTGGCGATCGACCGCAAGCAGGTGATCGAGCACGTCATGAACGGCAAGGCGCGCATGCCGCATCCGTTCGCGACCTTCGCCTACACCGACTTCTTCAGCGCCGACCGCTGGGGCAAGTGGGCGGCCGAGGCCTTCCGTTACGACCCCGACCTGGCGAAGAAGATCCTCGCCGAGGAAGGCTATCCCGACGGCTTCGAGCTGAAGTTCGCCAACGTCGCGTTGCCCGGCACGCAGTTCATGATCGACATCGGCACCGCCATCGCCGACATGTGGACCAAGGTCGGCGTCAAGGTGACGCTCAAGCACTACGAGTGGGGCGCCTTCCCGCCGATGGAGCGCGGCGACCAGGCGCCGCTGATCGGCTGGGCCTCGATGTACCGCACGGCCGGCCGGCCCGACGCGCCGTGGCGCTACAACGGCGCCTTCTCGCCCGAGAGCACGCAGCGCCTGCTGGGCACCAAGGACCAGTGCGACGCGACCTGCCAGGAGTTCGTCAAGACCTACAAGGCGCTGACCGACGAGCTCGACAGGGACAAGCGCACGGCGCTGACCGACAAGATGGTCGAGCTGGTCTCCAACACCTGGACGGTGATTCCGATCATCGAGGGCATGGGCTACTACGCCATCAACACCAAGATGGTCGGCCAGTTCGAGGCCATCGCCGGCCGCCACGAGCTGGGCGACGTCTTCGAGCGCATCCCGCGCCCGGAGCAGAAGGCGTGGACGAAGAAGTGA
- a CDS encoding phytanoyl-CoA dioxygenase family protein — translation MMQDRSKLLPAFPPGTSAIAISRLADSALLAELQAVTGYFFAQPTGHYVDMAADVYRALVAEAQDELNRRQMARRLADDRRAELAAILGTDAILIQTNLYLRATRPRSASGQEHIGWHRESFYGPDMDASVNFWVPIRNVSVDNAMRYVPDSHLIPDDAIQTVQEDSADVARYSVGHWIGLLYAPKRIVGGVELSSSRPLVATSGEAAIFSGALIHGAAENRTEQIRFSVDFRAIAQCNLATDKHHYTSGKSYFERL, via the coding sequence ATGATGCAGGACCGCTCGAAGCTGCTCCCGGCCTTCCCGCCCGGCACCTCGGCGATCGCGATTTCGCGTCTCGCCGACAGCGCGCTCCTGGCCGAGCTCCAGGCCGTCACCGGCTACTTCTTCGCCCAGCCGACGGGGCACTATGTCGACATGGCCGCCGACGTGTACCGCGCGCTGGTGGCCGAGGCGCAGGACGAGCTCAACCGCCGCCAGATGGCGCGACGGCTGGCGGACGACCGCCGCGCCGAGCTGGCGGCGATCCTCGGCACCGACGCGATCCTGATCCAGACCAATCTCTATCTGCGCGCCACGCGGCCGAGGAGCGCCAGCGGCCAGGAGCATATCGGCTGGCACCGCGAGAGCTTCTACGGCCCCGACATGGATGCGTCGGTCAATTTCTGGGTGCCGATCCGCAACGTGTCGGTCGACAACGCCATGCGCTACGTCCCCGACAGCCATCTGATCCCCGACGACGCGATCCAGACGGTCCAGGAAGACAGCGCCGACGTGGCGCGGTACTCCGTCGGTCATTGGATCGGACTCCTCTACGCGCCCAAGCGGATCGTCGGCGGCGTCGAGCTGTCGTCCAGCCGCCCGCTGGTGGCGACGTCGGGTGAAGCCGCCATCTTCTCCGGCGCCCTCATCCACGGCGCAGCGGAGAACCGCACCGAGCAGATCCGGTTCAGCGTCGACTTCCGCGCCATCGCGCAGTGCAACCTGGCGACCGACAAGCACCACTACACGAGCGGCAAGTCGTATTTCGAGCGGCTTTGA